Proteins encoded in a region of the Vicinamibacterales bacterium genome:
- a CDS encoding RNA methyltransferase, which translates to MIGIEAYRLVGDPAALERAGLFVAEGRLIVERLLLDLRFRVHSVAVTPPAAAALASVFAQRPDVAVHLCDPRELEALTGFDFHRGCLALAWRQPPAITLDSLAGARRVLALESVGNPDNVGGLFRTAFALGIDAVLIDRRTADPLYRKAIRTSMGATLRLPFLRLEAWADDLQTLRSRGFRVLALTPHPDAVPLPAVKVTDDDPLVIVVGSEGYGLTDGALAQSDLAVRIPIDPRADSLNVVVAAGIALSRLSVR; encoded by the coding sequence ATGATCGGCATCGAGGCGTATCGGCTGGTCGGCGATCCTGCGGCGCTCGAGCGCGCCGGACTGTTCGTCGCCGAAGGCCGCCTCATCGTCGAACGGCTGCTCCTCGATCTGCGGTTTCGCGTCCACTCCGTCGCCGTCACGCCGCCGGCGGCGGCAGCCCTGGCGTCCGTCTTCGCTCAGCGTCCGGACGTGGCGGTGCATCTCTGCGATCCCCGGGAGCTGGAAGCCCTCACCGGGTTCGACTTTCATCGCGGCTGTCTCGCGCTGGCCTGGCGGCAGCCGCCGGCCATCACGCTCGACAGTCTGGCCGGAGCGCGGAGAGTACTGGCGCTCGAGAGCGTCGGTAACCCGGACAACGTCGGCGGACTGTTCCGCACCGCTTTTGCGCTTGGCATCGACGCCGTCCTGATCGATCGCCGGACCGCGGACCCGCTCTATCGGAAGGCGATTCGGACCTCGATGGGCGCGACGCTGCGGCTGCCGTTCCTGCGCCTCGAGGCGTGGGCGGACGATCTGCAGACACTGCGATCGCGCGGATTCCGCGTACTGGCGTTGACGCCGCACCCCGACGCAGTGCCGCTGCCGGCGGTGAAGGTGACCGACGACGACCCGCTCGTGATCGTCGTCGGATCCGAAGGCTACGGACTGACGGACGGTGCCCTGGCGCAGTCGGATCTCGCGGTGCGCATTCCGATCGACCCGCGCGCCGATTCGCTGAACGTGGTCGTCGCCGCCGGAATCGCGCTGAGCCGGCTATCGGTCCGGTAG
- a CDS encoding ABC transporter permease, with protein sequence MDHLTQDIHYALRRLIKSPGFTGVAVLTLALGIGANSAIFSVVNGVLLEPLPYPQADRLVGVYHTSEGGRTVMSGPNYTDVARLATSFENSAAYNTSRMILTGEGDAVRLQAAEVSASLFNVLYVRPALGRSFAADENTPGRTNVAILSHGLWEQRFGGDPAVIGRRVVLDGVPREVVGVMPRGFSYPSGREIWVPLEYDGNFVSRQRGAWFLGVVARLKGGITPGQSAAEVETLGRNLARQYPDANGEIGMTTMPLLEATVGEIRRSVLILLGAVGFVLLIACTNVANLLLARAAARESEMAVRAALGAGRGRLVRQLLTESVVLSLLGAGFGLLLAVWGVELLVSLKPEGIPRLSNVQVDGTVIALVTGVLVGLVPAFTATRGISASLREAGRGAVTSRAGVHVRGLLVIAELALAVMLLAGAGLLMRSFLKLQAVDPGFDSAQALTFELTLSDSRYERDEARIQFFDQLLGRLRALPGVRSASAVMGLPLSGLDFIISFEVSGRPPVPPSQQPAIQVRVATPDYFDAIGIPLERGRGFTEADRIGTPRVVLITAAAARQFFPGEDPIGKTITLGWRRAPGGERAGGEVIGIVGDVKDAALDEPNPPQIYMPLRQWPVSFMTVVMKTSVPPASLADAARAQLAAIDPNLPLSEASTLDAVVARSISQERFYLTLLTAFAGVALALAAIGIFGVLSYAVAQRTREIGIRMALGAQERTVIALIVREAMILVASGVVLGTLAARFLSETMTRMLFSITPADPVTFAAVAGLLMAVALLAAYIPARRATRVDPVVALRAE encoded by the coding sequence ATGGATCACCTGACGCAAGACATCCACTACGCCCTCCGCCGCCTGATCAAGTCTCCCGGCTTCACCGGCGTCGCCGTGCTCACGCTCGCGCTCGGCATCGGGGCCAACAGCGCCATCTTCAGCGTCGTGAACGGCGTGCTGCTCGAGCCGCTGCCGTATCCGCAGGCGGACCGGCTCGTCGGCGTGTACCACACGAGCGAGGGGGGGCGCACCGTGATGTCGGGACCGAACTACACCGACGTCGCGCGGCTGGCGACGAGCTTCGAGAACTCGGCTGCCTACAACACCTCTCGCATGATCCTCACCGGCGAAGGGGACGCGGTGCGGCTGCAGGCGGCGGAGGTCAGCGCCTCGCTGTTCAACGTCCTCTACGTCCGCCCCGCGCTGGGGCGATCCTTCGCCGCTGACGAGAACACACCGGGACGCACCAACGTGGCGATCCTCTCGCATGGCTTGTGGGAGCAGCGTTTCGGCGGCGATCCGGCGGTGATCGGCCGACGCGTCGTGCTCGACGGCGTGCCGCGCGAGGTCGTGGGCGTCATGCCGCGGGGCTTCTCGTATCCGTCGGGCCGCGAGATCTGGGTGCCGCTCGAGTACGACGGGAACTTCGTCAGCCGCCAGCGCGGCGCGTGGTTCCTCGGGGTCGTCGCGCGCCTGAAGGGCGGGATCACGCCGGGGCAGTCCGCCGCGGAAGTGGAGACGCTCGGCCGCAATCTCGCGCGGCAGTACCCGGACGCCAACGGCGAGATCGGCATGACCACGATGCCGCTCCTGGAGGCGACGGTGGGGGAGATCAGGCGCTCGGTCCTGATCCTGCTCGGCGCCGTCGGCTTCGTGCTGCTGATCGCCTGCACGAACGTGGCGAACCTGCTGCTGGCGCGCGCCGCCGCGCGCGAGTCGGAGATGGCGGTGCGGGCCGCGCTCGGCGCGGGGCGCGGACGTCTGGTGCGCCAGCTGCTCACCGAGAGCGTCGTGCTGTCGCTGCTCGGCGCGGGCTTCGGCCTGCTGCTCGCGGTGTGGGGCGTCGAGCTGCTGGTCAGCCTGAAACCGGAAGGGATTCCGCGGCTGAGCAACGTGCAGGTGGACGGCACGGTGATCGCGCTGGTGACGGGCGTGCTCGTCGGCCTCGTCCCGGCGTTCACCGCGACGCGCGGGATCTCGGCGTCGCTCAGGGAAGCGGGGCGCGGTGCGGTGACCAGCCGCGCCGGCGTGCACGTCCGCGGCCTGCTGGTGATCGCCGAGCTCGCGCTTGCCGTCATGCTGCTGGCCGGTGCGGGGCTGCTGATGCGCAGCTTCCTGAAGCTGCAGGCCGTCGATCCCGGATTCGACAGCGCGCAGGCGCTGACGTTCGAGCTGACGCTGTCGGATTCGCGGTACGAGCGGGACGAGGCGCGGATTCAGTTCTTCGATCAACTGCTCGGCCGGCTGCGCGCGCTGCCTGGCGTGCGCAGCGCGTCGGCGGTGATGGGACTGCCGCTGAGCGGGCTCGATTTCATCATCAGCTTCGAGGTGAGCGGCCGCCCGCCGGTGCCGCCGTCGCAGCAGCCGGCGATCCAGGTGCGGGTCGCGACGCCGGACTACTTCGACGCCATCGGCATTCCGCTCGAGCGCGGGCGCGGCTTCACCGAAGCGGATCGGATCGGCACCCCGCGGGTCGTCCTCATCACCGCAGCGGCGGCGCGGCAGTTCTTCCCCGGCGAGGATCCGATCGGCAAGACGATCACCCTCGGCTGGCGGCGCGCCCCCGGCGGCGAGCGGGCCGGCGGCGAAGTGATTGGGATCGTCGGCGACGTCAAGGACGCGGCGCTCGACGAGCCCAACCCGCCGCAGATCTACATGCCGCTGCGGCAGTGGCCGGTGTCGTTCATGACCGTGGTCATGAAGACGTCGGTGCCGCCGGCGTCGCTCGCCGACGCGGCGCGCGCCCAGCTGGCCGCCATCGATCCGAACCTGCCGTTGTCGGAAGCGAGCACATTGGACGCGGTCGTGGCGCGCTCGATTTCCCAGGAGCGGTTCTATCTGACGCTGCTCACCGCTTTCGCCGGCGTGGCGCTGGCGCTGGCCGCCATCGGCATCTTCGGCGTCCTCTCGTATGCCGTGGCCCAGCGCACTCGCGAGATCGGCATTCGCATGGCGCTCGGCGCGCAGGAACGCACGGTGATTGCGCTGATCGTCCGCGAGGCGATGATCCTGGTGGCGTCCGGCGTCGTGCTCGGCACGCTGGCGGCGCGGTTCCTGTCCGAGACCATGACCAGGATGCTCTTCAGCATCACGCCGGCGGACCCGGTGACATTTGCGGCCGTGGCCGGCCTCCTGATGGCCGTGGCGCTCCTGGCCGCCTACATTCCGGCGCGCCGCGCCACGCGCGTCGACCCGGTCGTCGCCCTCCGCGCCGAGTAG